In Polynucleobacter sp. MWH-S4W17, a genomic segment contains:
- the tilS gene encoding tRNA lysidine(34) synthetase TilS, whose translation MASSRKSQQSPKLGKRIAVALSGGLDSVVLLDTVCKAQAKSQNQIYAFHIHHGLQKPADDWLIFCEKLTKKYKIHFDFRLLHLSSSNEQGNIEARAREGRYEALADLCEEYGIEDLLLAHHQNDQVETVLLQLLRGSGVAGLSGMPTRRRLSSNQHLTLWRPLLNQSRQELEAYAKEHKLKWIEDPSNQNTKYRRNAIRKKIIPALEGIQPEALTNMARSAELLGEAQVLLNRLAQQDGKNILNQDQLQVAPLLSLAKDDLPAANNVLRFWLQTQQLAMPSQERLQSWWRDLTKVKADAKLEWLHDERKICLWRGALQVAGAEAGQWVLKSLPANSKQLGLPADWVKTAQGNNQITLRARLGSEKIQIKPKTPRKTLKNLYQEADIPPWERQAPLLYINDELIAVAGIGLSYPHLTSAGRRVLPEWVQNPVK comes from the coding sequence ATGGCAAGTTCAAGGAAATCACAGCAAAGTCCTAAGCTGGGAAAACGAATTGCGGTTGCCTTAAGTGGCGGCCTCGATTCGGTTGTATTGCTCGACACGGTTTGCAAAGCGCAAGCTAAAAGCCAAAATCAAATCTACGCCTTTCATATTCATCATGGCTTACAAAAACCGGCAGATGACTGGTTAATCTTTTGCGAGAAGCTGACCAAAAAATACAAGATCCATTTTGATTTTCGACTCTTGCATCTAAGTAGTTCTAACGAGCAAGGTAATATCGAGGCCAGGGCAAGAGAAGGGCGTTACGAAGCGCTCGCCGATCTTTGCGAAGAATATGGCATCGAAGATTTACTCTTGGCCCATCATCAAAACGATCAAGTAGAAACCGTTCTCCTGCAGCTCCTGCGGGGCTCGGGCGTAGCTGGCTTATCCGGTATGCCAACAAGGAGGAGGCTTTCCAGCAATCAACACCTCACCCTCTGGCGCCCACTCTTAAATCAAAGCAGACAAGAGCTTGAAGCTTATGCCAAAGAACATAAGCTCAAATGGATTGAAGATCCAAGCAATCAAAATACAAAATATCGTCGTAATGCTATTCGCAAGAAAATTATTCCTGCTCTTGAAGGTATTCAGCCTGAAGCATTAACGAATATGGCACGCAGTGCTGAGTTACTTGGTGAAGCGCAAGTCCTACTGAATCGCTTAGCGCAGCAAGACGGCAAAAATATTCTCAATCAAGATCAATTGCAAGTAGCGCCACTTCTATCTTTGGCTAAAGATGATTTGCCTGCAGCAAACAATGTCTTGCGTTTCTGGTTGCAAACTCAGCAGTTGGCAATGCCATCGCAAGAGCGCCTCCAGTCTTGGTGGCGCGATCTGACGAAAGTTAAAGCTGATGCCAAGCTTGAGTGGCTACATGACGAAAGAAAGATCTGCCTCTGGCGTGGAGCCCTTCAAGTTGCGGGCGCAGAAGCAGGTCAATGGGTGCTTAAATCACTGCCGGCCAATTCCAAGCAATTAGGTCTTCCTGCGGATTGGGTAAAAACCGCCCAGGGGAATAACCAAATCACGCTGAGAGCGCGCCTAGGCTCCGAGAAGATTCAGATAAAGCCCAAGACACCCCGTAAAACCCTCAAAAACCTCTATCAGGAGGCTGATATCCCTCCATGGGAGCGTCAAGCACCCTTGCTTTACATCAATGATGAATTGATCGCTGTGGCGGGTATTGGGCTGAGTTACCCGCACCTGACATCCGCCGGTAGGCGAGTACTCCCGGAATGGGTGCAAAACCCTGTAAAATAA
- a CDS encoding aspartate kinase encodes MALIVHKYGGTSMGSTERIANVAKRVAKWMRAGHQVVVVPSAMSGETNRLLGLAKEINPDANPRELDQIASTGEQVSSGLLALALMREGIDAVSYAGWQVTVHTDSAFTKARIKSIESDKILKDLNAGRAVVVTGFQGVDPNGNITTLGRGGSDTSAVAMAAALKADECLIYTDVDGVYTTDPRVCEDARRLDKITFEEMLEMASLGSKVLQIRSVEFAGKYKVKTRVLSSLTDPLMPLDIEMKSGTLITFEEDSTMEAAVISGIAFARDEAKITVLGVPDRPGIAYQILGPIADANIDVDMIIQNQSVEGKTDFTFTVPRADYQKALDLLKNTVQAHIEAKEISGDPKVSKVSVVGVGMRSHVGIASKMFRTLSEEGINILMISTSEIKISVVIDEKYMELAVRALHKAFELDQK; translated from the coding sequence ATGGCTCTTATCGTTCATAAATATGGTGGCACCTCAATGGGCTCAACAGAGCGCATTGCCAATGTTGCCAAACGCGTTGCTAAATGGATGCGTGCAGGCCACCAAGTGGTGGTTGTGCCTTCAGCCATGTCAGGCGAAACCAATCGCTTGTTAGGTCTCGCAAAAGAAATCAACCCTGATGCAAATCCACGCGAGTTAGATCAAATCGCTTCTACAGGTGAGCAAGTTAGTTCTGGCTTGTTAGCGCTGGCTCTCATGCGTGAAGGTATTGATGCAGTGAGCTACGCTGGTTGGCAAGTAACAGTCCATACCGATTCTGCATTTACCAAGGCGCGCATTAAGAGTATTGAAAGCGACAAGATTCTCAAAGATCTTAATGCTGGTCGTGCGGTTGTTGTTACTGGTTTCCAGGGCGTTGATCCTAATGGCAACATCACCACATTAGGTCGTGGCGGTTCTGATACATCAGCAGTGGCGATGGCGGCAGCCTTAAAAGCGGATGAGTGTTTGATCTATACAGACGTTGATGGTGTTTACACAACCGACCCACGCGTCTGCGAAGATGCACGTCGCTTAGATAAGATTACCTTTGAAGAGATGCTAGAAATGGCGAGCTTAGGTTCAAAGGTATTGCAGATTCGTTCAGTTGAGTTTGCGGGTAAGTACAAAGTTAAAACCCGGGTTCTGTCTTCCCTGACAGACCCATTGATGCCTTTAGACATCGAGATGAAGTCGGGCACCTTGATTACATTTGAAGAGGACAGCACTATGGAAGCCGCAGTTATTTCCGGCATCGCCTTTGCGCGTGATGAAGCGAAGATTACCGTTCTTGGAGTTCCTGATCGTCCAGGCATTGCGTATCAAATTCTTGGTCCGATTGCGGATGCCAATATTGATGTGGATATGATTATTCAGAATCAATCAGTTGAAGGTAAAACAGACTTTACTTTCACAGTGCCGCGTGCTGATTATCAAAAAGCATTGGACTTGCTCAAGAACACCGTGCAAGCTCACATCGAAGCAAAAGAAATCTCTGGCGATCCAAAGGTCTCTAAAGTTTCAGTTGTTGGTGTTGGTATGCGTTCCCACGTTGGTATCGCCAGCAAGATGTTTCGCACTTTGTCGGAAGAGGGCATCAACATCTTGATGATCTCCACCAGCGAAATCAAGATCTCAGTGGTGATTGATGAGAAATACATGGAGTTGGCTGTGCGTGCCTTGCACAAAGCATTTGAGCTGGACCAGAAGTAA
- a CDS encoding metallophosphoesterase, whose product MKLHVLSDLHLEFADFTPASNTADVIVLAGDIGLRAEGVTWARKSFPHQEIIYVAGNHEFYGSQHSHVIEDIQNTCAENDIHFLDDDAIVLRDLQLNTPVRFLGATLWTDFLLFGEDLKSKCLSYGELYLNDFRRIRDGGRNFSPKKSIQLHGKSLAWLQKELESPFNGKTVVVTHHLPSMSSVAERYKPDLLSACFSSELAHLFGKMSLWIHGHTHDSCDYQMNGTRVVCNPRGYVRSNHAENPAFNPSLIIEI is encoded by the coding sequence ATGAAACTTCATGTACTGAGTGATTTGCATCTAGAGTTTGCTGACTTTACCCCTGCATCAAATACGGCAGATGTTATTGTTCTGGCGGGTGATATCGGCCTTCGCGCGGAAGGTGTAACTTGGGCTAGGAAATCTTTTCCTCATCAAGAAATTATTTATGTGGCTGGCAACCATGAGTTCTATGGTTCTCAGCACTCTCATGTCATTGAGGACATCCAAAATACATGCGCAGAAAACGACATTCATTTCCTAGATGACGATGCGATTGTGCTACGTGATCTCCAATTAAATACTCCCGTCCGCTTTTTGGGAGCTACGTTGTGGACGGACTTTTTATTATTTGGTGAAGATCTTAAATCTAAATGCTTATCGTATGGTGAGCTTTACTTAAATGACTTCAGAAGAATCCGTGACGGAGGTAGAAATTTTTCTCCAAAAAAGTCTATCCAACTACATGGAAAGTCACTGGCTTGGCTGCAAAAAGAGTTAGAGAGTCCCTTTAATGGCAAGACGGTAGTGGTTACTCATCATCTACCCTCAATGAGCTCAGTAGCAGAGCGATATAAACCGGATCTACTGTCCGCCTGTTTTTCATCCGAGTTAGCCCATCTCTTTGGAAAGATGTCTTTATGGATTCATGGGCATACGCATGACTCCTGTGATTATCAAATGAATGGCACTAGGGTGGTTTGTAATCCTCGCGGTTATGTGCGATCTAATCATGCTGAGAACCCAGCATTTAATCCATCTTTAATAATTGAAATCTAG
- a CDS encoding type II toxin-antitoxin system HipA family toxin — protein sequence MANTTKDLFAFANLDGEFVPAGQLQVDEEGSRLIASSFAYGLRYLDRSNAQEVDPVALSLRSKSEIKGKRLIPPNGLETFGGIRDAAPDSWGRRVIEARLKVPANSLPESTYLLEAGSDRVGALDIRSSLDQEERPAHESIHNLSYVLEGAQKIEAGLPVSEALSKILIVGSGLGGMRPKASVRDDENILWMAKFPGNTDGALDVPSIEYATLKLAQLAGLNVAQTQLEQVGKKKVLMVKRFDRSWTAFARPIEIRHHVVSALTLVACHESESNTKSYMDIADAIRRYCVIQTVKADIEELYARMIFNIFISNDDDHLRNHAFLWSHALKGWSLSPLYDVMPHAVIASERYQHLGVGPQGKLATLDNAYGAKERFGLSAQQASDIIDRVWRVTRQWKTHFESLGIAADQIEEISLAFRHIDDICSAELIKTLAKD from the coding sequence ATGGCCAATACCACTAAGGATCTTTTTGCCTTTGCCAATCTTGATGGTGAATTTGTACCAGCAGGTCAACTGCAAGTAGATGAGGAAGGCTCAAGACTTATTGCCTCTTCATTTGCTTATGGCTTGCGTTACTTAGATAGGAGCAACGCACAAGAAGTGGATCCAGTCGCTCTTAGCCTTAGAAGTAAAAGTGAGATCAAAGGTAAGCGCCTCATTCCACCTAACGGCTTAGAGACTTTTGGTGGAATTCGGGATGCTGCTCCTGATTCTTGGGGGAGAAGAGTCATTGAAGCTAGGCTTAAGGTTCCAGCCAATAGCCTGCCAGAATCAACCTATCTACTCGAAGCAGGCAGTGATCGTGTTGGGGCTTTAGACATTCGATCTTCTTTAGATCAAGAGGAGCGCCCTGCTCACGAAAGTATTCACAATCTGTCATACGTACTCGAGGGTGCACAGAAGATTGAGGCGGGCTTGCCAGTATCAGAAGCACTATCCAAAATTTTGATTGTGGGTAGCGGTCTTGGGGGCATGCGTCCTAAGGCAAGCGTGCGCGATGATGAAAACATTTTATGGATGGCTAAGTTCCCAGGTAATACAGATGGCGCTTTAGATGTACCAAGCATTGAATACGCCACACTCAAACTTGCGCAGTTAGCCGGTCTTAATGTAGCGCAAACGCAATTAGAACAAGTTGGCAAGAAAAAAGTGTTGATGGTCAAACGCTTTGATCGCTCTTGGACTGCTTTTGCTCGGCCAATAGAAATTCGTCATCATGTCGTTAGCGCCCTCACCTTAGTTGCCTGTCACGAATCAGAATCCAATACAAAAAGTTATATGGATATTGCGGATGCTATCCGCAGATATTGCGTGATTCAAACAGTCAAAGCTGATATTGAAGAACTATATGCACGCATGATCTTTAATATTTTTATTAGTAATGATGATGATCATCTACGCAATCATGCATTCTTATGGAGCCATGCACTTAAAGGCTGGAGCCTGAGTCCACTCTATGACGTGATGCCTCATGCAGTCATTGCAAGTGAGCGTTATCAACATCTAGGCGTTGGACCACAAGGTAAATTGGCCACACTCGATAATGCCTATGGTGCCAAAGAGCGCTTTGGCCTATCCGCACAGCAAGCAAGCGACATTATCGATCGTGTATGGCGAGTAACTAGGCAATGGAAAACTCACTTCGAGAGCCTTGGAATTGCTGCAGATCAAATCGAAGAAATCTCCCTAGCCTTTAGGCATATCGATGATATTTGCAGCGCTGAATTAATCAAGACTTTAGCCAAAGACTAA
- a CDS encoding helix-turn-helix transcriptional regulator, with the protein MHEATMRVDQELTLASKQLGQSTEIAQCLVSLRLARRVRQGEAAVRAGLSRATAQRIEKGDPGVAIGALLRYLDAIAPGMNLLQLLSGDDPAIIALERRSRPQRVRDLSAAEMKALDF; encoded by the coding sequence ATGCATGAGGCAACTATGCGCGTAGATCAAGAACTGACCCTAGCATCAAAGCAACTTGGCCAATCCACTGAAATAGCGCAATGCCTTGTTTCTTTGCGTCTTGCGCGTCGTGTTCGCCAAGGTGAGGCAGCAGTCCGTGCCGGCCTATCTCGCGCTACTGCACAGCGCATTGAAAAGGGTGATCCTGGTGTAGCCATTGGCGCGCTCCTGCGTTACTTAGATGCAATCGCTCCAGGCATGAACTTATTGCAACTATTAAGCGGAGATGATCCTGCGATCATTGCTTTAGAGCGTCGCTCACGTCCACAACGCGTGCGTGATTTGAGTGCAGCGGAAATGAAAGCGCTTGATTTCTGA
- a CDS encoding SDR family NAD(P)-dependent oxidoreductase gives MNSKHPPGLPTDLTNRVIFVSGGGSAGPGWSIGRASCVTYARLGAKVCVVDRDQASAEETTKIILNEGGIAETFVGDVSEELDVTRLFDEARKQFGPIDVLHHNVGIGKVGGPMETSAEDFDRIHKVNVRSLLLAAQEVLPEMVARGTGNIIAISSVAGMRYLGYPHLAYSVTKAANTQFIRMIAQQYADKGIRANTVVPGLIDTPRIANTVARMFSENGLDEARATRDKQVPMGRSGTAWDVAHACAFLVSDAAAYITGTELVVDGGLTGKYV, from the coding sequence ATGAATTCAAAACACCCTCCTGGTTTACCAACGGATCTCACTAATCGAGTAATCTTCGTTTCTGGCGGTGGATCTGCTGGGCCCGGCTGGAGTATTGGTAGAGCCTCATGTGTTACCTATGCTCGTTTAGGCGCAAAGGTCTGCGTAGTCGATCGAGATCAAGCGTCTGCAGAAGAAACTACCAAGATTATTCTGAATGAAGGCGGTATAGCGGAAACTTTTGTTGGGGATGTTTCTGAAGAACTTGATGTAACAAGACTCTTTGACGAAGCTCGTAAACAATTTGGTCCTATTGATGTGCTGCATCACAACGTGGGCATTGGCAAAGTTGGCGGACCAATGGAAACCAGCGCTGAAGATTTTGATCGCATTCACAAGGTAAATGTGCGCAGCCTCCTACTTGCAGCCCAAGAGGTCTTGCCTGAAATGGTGGCGCGCGGTACCGGCAATATTATTGCCATCTCTTCAGTGGCGGGCATGCGCTATTTGGGCTACCCACATTTAGCCTATAGCGTAACCAAGGCTGCTAATACCCAATTTATTCGGATGATTGCTCAGCAATACGCCGATAAAGGCATTCGAGCCAATACAGTAGTGCCTGGCCTTATAGATACTCCACGCATTGCCAATACTGTAGCGAGGATGTTTTCTGAAAATGGTCTAGATGAGGCTCGTGCCACACGTGATAAGCAGGTACCCATGGGACGCTCTGGAACAGCCTGGGATGTGGCACACGCTTGCGCCTTTCTGGTCTCAGATGCCGCAGCCTACATTACAGGCACTGAGCTGGTGGTTGATGGCGGCCTCACCGGGAAATACGTCTAA
- a CDS encoding SDR family oxidoreductase, whose protein sequence is MMGSRECILVTGASRGIGRAILERLIADGMHVINFDKESPVKIAEHETFIKVDMSDEKALRTALADATSNNSITRLVNNAGIVRPASIEKTTIADLQAVMSVNVAAAIICVQAVLPAMKAAHFGRIVNIASRAALGKEERISYATSKAGLLGLTRTLALELASDDITVNAIGPGPIATELFQSANPPGAPATQRILDSVPLGRIGKPEEVAHIVASLLDQRAGYTTGQVVYVCGGMTVGLSQ, encoded by the coding sequence ATGATGGGCTCTAGAGAATGCATACTAGTTACTGGTGCTAGCCGTGGTATCGGTCGCGCCATATTGGAGCGCCTAATTGCGGATGGCATGCATGTCATTAATTTTGATAAAGAGTCTCCTGTAAAAATTGCTGAGCATGAAACTTTTATCAAAGTAGACATGTCCGATGAGAAAGCTTTGCGCACTGCACTGGCTGATGCGACTTCTAATAACTCGATTACTCGCTTAGTGAATAACGCAGGCATTGTTCGCCCTGCTAGTATCGAGAAGACTACGATTGCAGATCTACAGGCCGTAATGAGCGTCAATGTTGCTGCTGCCATTATTTGCGTGCAAGCCGTACTCCCCGCCATGAAAGCAGCTCATTTTGGTCGTATTGTGAATATTGCCAGTCGTGCTGCTTTGGGTAAAGAAGAGCGAATTTCATATGCGACTTCTAAGGCGGGATTACTGGGATTGACTCGCACTTTGGCTTTAGAGCTCGCAAGTGATGACATCACAGTAAATGCTATTGGGCCCGGACCGATTGCAACCGAACTCTTTCAGAGTGCGAACCCTCCTGGTGCCCCTGCTACACAACGCATCTTAGATAGCGTGCCTCTGGGTCGAATTGGCAAACCAGAGGAAGTGGCCCATATCGTCGCCTCTCTACTTGATCAACGCGCGGGTTATACAACTGGTCAGGTTGTATATGTTTGTGGTGGCATGACTGTAGGTCTGAGTCAGTAA
- a CDS encoding citryl-CoA lyase has protein sequence MTTKKTPVTSLCTHTLTSLHYRDADLVEDLMGKKTFTEVMLMQILGRQPRGVDIRITDVVLIVLMEHGLTPSAIATRLIYMSAPENLQGAVSAGLLAVGSSFIGTMENCSALLDRIIASKDQHAEALLIARHYKSIKGAVPGFGHHLHKPLDPRAYKLLDMGRAEKELKGDHIRALETLSKAVDEVAGRPITINATGAVAALLGEIGIPTAVMRGFAVISRSAGLVAHIVEEQQSPSGRFIWDAIEHAIPFVDGANKIG, from the coding sequence ATGACTACCAAAAAAACTCCTGTTACCAGTCTGTGTACTCACACTCTCACTAGCTTGCATTATCGCGATGCGGATTTAGTAGAGGATTTGATGGGTAAGAAAACATTCACCGAAGTCATGCTGATGCAGATTCTGGGTAGACAGCCTCGAGGTGTTGATATTCGCATTACTGATGTGGTGCTCATTGTGCTGATGGAGCATGGCCTAACGCCCAGTGCAATCGCCACACGCTTGATCTATATGAGCGCTCCAGAGAACCTTCAAGGGGCTGTATCTGCAGGCCTGTTGGCTGTTGGTAGTTCCTTTATTGGCACAATGGAAAACTGCTCCGCCTTGCTAGATCGGATTATTGCCTCTAAAGACCAACATGCTGAAGCCCTTTTGATTGCGCGACATTACAAGAGCATAAAAGGCGCAGTGCCTGGCTTTGGTCATCACCTGCATAAGCCGCTAGATCCACGTGCTTACAAGCTATTAGACATGGGCCGCGCTGAGAAAGAACTCAAAGGTGATCATATTCGTGCGCTAGAAACTTTATCTAAAGCAGTGGATGAAGTGGCTGGTCGCCCCATTACGATTAATGCCACTGGTGCGGTTGCCGCCCTATTAGGTGAGATTGGCATACCTACTGCTGTGATGCGTGGCTTTGCCGTTATCTCCCGTTCTGCTGGCTTAGTGGCCCATATTGTTGAGGAACAACAAAGCCCATCAGGTCGCTTCATTTGGGACGCCATTGAACATGCCATTCCGTTTGTGGATGGCGCCAACAAGATTGGCTAA
- a CDS encoding class I adenylate-forming enzyme family protein, whose protein sequence is MFPIDFFWRAAQRWPDRIAIDTPSGPIHYATLAKRVKALSAGLTALDPSLQSRVAICAGNSDDHITALLAILACGKVWVPLNPKSTHPEIQRIVNITEPSIVILDAANQALLKGAAGAWVYTGADSDASARSINELIQLHEDAPKPSFELPLDAIQAIKFTGGTTGAPKGVMQPYRAWLANITNQIQVWGFDEHERYVVAAPITHGTSTYIVPILAQGGCHVILDGAGAEVVRTAFRERRGTVCFMPPTLVYMLMALPNASRDDYPKLRRLIYGGAPMPPEQVRKVRDFFGPVLGTTYGQTEAPQILTVMRPEDFEDPNNWAAVGRPTWFSDVAIMSPEGELLPTGEIGEVVARGDLLMNGYWRMPEKTAETIINGWLHTGDRGLIDERGFLYLKDRLKDIVITGGFNVYPVDVENALSQHPAVHECLVFGLPDEKWGETVQAAVQLHPGQKTDEAELIAFVRNLLGPVQTPKHVHFYESLPRSNVGKLLKSAVIQKLQTPA, encoded by the coding sequence ATGTTTCCGATTGATTTTTTTTGGAGGGCCGCACAACGTTGGCCCGATCGCATTGCCATTGATACACCGAGTGGCCCAATTCATTACGCCACCTTAGCTAAGCGCGTTAAAGCCTTGTCTGCAGGACTTACTGCTTTAGACCCTAGCCTTCAGAGTCGAGTAGCTATTTGCGCAGGTAACAGCGATGATCACATTACTGCCCTGTTAGCCATTTTGGCTTGCGGCAAGGTATGGGTACCACTGAACCCTAAGAGCACCCACCCTGAGATTCAGCGTATTGTTAATATCACCGAGCCTTCTATTGTGATTTTAGATGCCGCCAATCAAGCATTACTTAAAGGCGCTGCGGGAGCATGGGTTTATACAGGCGCTGACTCTGATGCTTCTGCGCGCAGCATAAACGAATTAATTCAATTGCATGAGGATGCACCGAAGCCTTCTTTTGAATTACCACTAGATGCAATTCAGGCGATCAAATTTACTGGGGGGACAACTGGCGCTCCTAAAGGAGTTATGCAGCCCTATCGCGCTTGGTTGGCAAACATCACCAATCAGATTCAGGTATGGGGATTTGATGAGCACGAGCGCTATGTTGTTGCAGCACCAATTACCCATGGCACATCTACTTATATCGTTCCGATCTTGGCGCAAGGTGGCTGTCATGTGATTTTGGATGGTGCTGGCGCAGAGGTAGTCAGAACTGCTTTTCGTGAAAGACGCGGTACTGTTTGCTTCATGCCGCCAACCCTTGTTTATATGTTGATGGCATTACCTAATGCATCCAGAGATGATTATCCAAAGTTACGAAGACTGATTTATGGCGGTGCACCAATGCCTCCAGAACAGGTTCGTAAGGTACGTGATTTCTTTGGTCCGGTATTGGGCACGACCTATGGTCAAACCGAAGCACCGCAAATTTTGACGGTCATGCGACCTGAGGATTTTGAAGATCCCAACAACTGGGCAGCCGTTGGCAGACCTACTTGGTTTAGTGATGTGGCCATCATGTCTCCTGAAGGCGAACTATTGCCTACCGGTGAAATCGGCGAAGTCGTTGCCCGTGGTGATCTTCTCATGAACGGCTATTGGCGCATGCCTGAGAAAACCGCTGAAACCATTATCAATGGCTGGCTTCATACTGGTGACCGTGGCTTGATTGATGAACGTGGGTTTTTGTATCTCAAGGATCGCCTCAAGGACATCGTGATTACTGGCGGATTTAATGTCTACCCAGTGGATGTTGAGAATGCCTTAAGTCAGCACCCTGCTGTTCACGAATGCCTTGTCTTCGGTCTCCCTGATGAAAAATGGGGTGAAACTGTTCAAGCTGCAGTGCAATTGCATCCAGGACAAAAAACAGATGAAGCGGAGCTGATTGCTTTTGTTCGAAATTTATTGGGGCCAGTACAAACTCCAAAACACGTTCACTTCTACGAAAGCTTGCCTCGCTCCAATGTGGGTAAATTACTGAAAAGTGCAGTGATTCAGAAACTTCAAACGCCTGCTTAG
- a CDS encoding tripartite tricarboxylate transporter substrate binding protein, with protein sequence MSLHFTPKKGLLTVFAALITVTSIPALAQSTAAWPTKPIKIIVGYSAGGATDVLTRLVSVGMGNTLGQSIVVENRPGANSNVGAEIVARSPADGYTLYAFSIANTINATLYPNLSYDPIKDFEPIGMIAKIPNILVVNPNLPVKTLAEYVRYAKDAKDGVTFASSGSGSSIHLSGEMFKMQAKIQMLHIPYKGSAPAVTDLLGGQVESMFDNAPSALPHIKAGKLRPIAVTSAQRSPFLPDVPTIAESGYPGFDVQSWFALVAPAGTPKPIIMQLNAALNKALNSPEVKQRLQELAATPEPGSPEKMAAFEATEVKRWRDVVRASGAKAE encoded by the coding sequence ATGTCTTTACATTTCACGCCCAAAAAAGGCTTGCTGACTGTTTTTGCTGCGCTCATCACGGTTACTTCGATTCCGGCCCTAGCACAATCTACAGCTGCTTGGCCTACCAAACCCATCAAAATTATTGTTGGCTATTCGGCCGGTGGTGCAACTGATGTATTGACCCGCCTGGTATCAGTCGGCATGGGCAATACCTTAGGTCAATCCATCGTGGTAGAAAACCGTCCTGGTGCTAACAGCAACGTGGGCGCTGAAATTGTTGCTCGTTCACCTGCCGATGGCTACACGCTTTACGCCTTCTCGATTGCTAATACGATTAACGCTACGCTCTATCCGAATCTAAGCTACGACCCGATTAAAGATTTTGAGCCGATTGGGATGATCGCTAAGATTCCAAATATTTTGGTAGTGAACCCAAATCTTCCAGTAAAAACGCTTGCAGAATATGTGCGCTATGCTAAAGATGCTAAAGATGGCGTAACCTTTGCTTCCTCCGGTAGCGGCTCATCCATTCACCTATCCGGTGAAATGTTTAAGATGCAGGCGAAAATCCAAATGCTGCATATTCCCTACAAAGGCAGCGCTCCTGCAGTAACGGATTTGCTTGGTGGTCAAGTGGAATCCATGTTTGACAACGCCCCTTCTGCACTACCTCATATTAAGGCTGGAAAACTACGTCCGATTGCAGTTACCAGTGCGCAACGCTCACCATTTTTACCGGACGTCCCGACTATTGCTGAGTCAGGATATCCTGGCTTTGATGTGCAGTCTTGGTTTGCATTGGTTGCCCCTGCGGGAACGCCTAAGCCCATCATCATGCAATTAAATGCTGCTCTAAATAAAGCACTCAACTCCCCTGAAGTTAAACAGAGGCTTCAAGAATTGGCTGCAACACCAGAGCCTGGTTCACCAGAAAAAATGGCTGCATTTGAAGCAACCGAAGTTAAACGCTGGCGAGATGTTGTAAGGGCCTCTGGCGCTAAAGCCGAATAA
- a CDS encoding Smr/MutS family protein has protein sequence MRALFTQCPHCGSVNLPILGSDTIEFNIKQDGPYVEEALDRLTDILRKSLEIGIKAIILIHGYGSSGEGGRIKWAIHEALENNRYSDRVAEYHFGEDVAFGSESYYALLKRRPGLKRYLKRFKEGNAGMTVLLLGSQVRSA, from the coding sequence ATGCGGGCATTGTTTACTCAGTGTCCGCATTGCGGTTCTGTCAATTTGCCCATATTGGGTTCGGATACGATTGAGTTCAATATCAAGCAAGACGGCCCATATGTTGAAGAGGCCCTAGATCGCCTAACGGACATCCTACGAAAATCATTAGAGATCGGAATCAAGGCCATCATATTGATTCATGGATATGGATCAAGCGGTGAAGGTGGTCGAATTAAGTGGGCTATCCATGAAGCGCTTGAAAATAACCGTTACTCTGACCGAGTTGCTGAATACCATTTTGGCGAAGATGTAGCCTTTGGTAGTGAGTCCTATTATGCCTTGCTGAAACGCCGTCCTGGCCTAAAGCGATATCTCAAGCGCTTTAAAGAAGGTAACGCTGGTATGACAGTTTTATTGCTGGGATCTCAGGTTAGAAGTGCTTAG
- a CDS encoding YqjD family protein: MTTKKLEHSDLHDEKQVGAESLISEFKSLMADAEALIKATEDHPGAAISSIRNKALETLAGAKESLSGVEGKMIEKAKVAAEGADDFVHRNPWEAVGVAAGLGLLIGLFIGRR, encoded by the coding sequence ATGACTACTAAGAAACTCGAACATTCAGATTTACATGATGAAAAGCAAGTTGGCGCAGAAAGCCTTATTAGTGAATTCAAATCCCTGATGGCTGATGCTGAAGCTTTAATCAAGGCAACCGAAGATCATCCAGGTGCGGCCATTAGCTCCATTCGTAATAAAGCCCTTGAAACTCTCGCAGGTGCCAAAGAAAGCCTTTCAGGTGTCGAGGGCAAGATGATTGAGAAAGCGAAGGTAGCCGCTGAAGGTGCGGATGATTTCGTGCATCGCAATCCTTGGGAGGCTGTCGGTGTTGCAGCTGGTTTAGGTTTGCTGATTGGCTTATTTATTGGACGCCGTTAG